One stretch of Pradoshia sp. D12 DNA includes these proteins:
- a CDS encoding TrkH family potassium uptake protein has product MQQSKSSIHSFRQIFFLYIGFIILFAFLLWIPQSNSIGFSIMDSLFLSTSALSVTGLTTIDVGTELTRVGQSILMVEMQLGGIGIVVLISYLFVVMDKKITVSSMLLLSKDQNQSKLSSITSLGISVLVIALLVETICFFILLGEIRPRYDDFWDAAFVSAFHAVASFTNSGFDLFGDSLISFKHNHLFLITTAITIFLGSLGYPTLVEYFLSFRRKKSLFTKINIRLHFLLLFIGMAIFFFLETNNTFSGLSIWEKLSNSLFFSATARNGGLSTIDVSQVTITTFLCLTLFMFIGGASSSTGGGIRLTTFAVLLSKVLSVAKSQKEVVIYKKTIAQEAVDKSFMVFFTFMALFFGSTILLTMLQTQPLEPLMFEVLSALTNTGLSFGITSELTPVSKSILIMLMIIGRIGVFSFIYTIFKVEKVKTRYLKEDLAVG; this is encoded by the coding sequence ATGCAGCAGAGCAAATCTTCAATCCACTCATTCCGGCAAATATTCTTCCTATACATAGGTTTTATCATTTTATTTGCCTTTTTGTTATGGATACCCCAGTCCAATTCCATCGGGTTTTCTATAATGGATTCTCTATTTCTGTCCACAAGCGCCTTAAGCGTAACAGGACTTACTACAATAGACGTAGGAACAGAATTAACCAGGGTGGGACAATCCATCTTAATGGTGGAAATGCAGCTTGGCGGAATCGGGATTGTTGTATTAATCAGTTACCTGTTTGTCGTGATGGACAAGAAGATTACGGTATCAAGTATGCTTCTTTTATCCAAGGACCAAAACCAGTCAAAACTAAGTTCCATTACATCTCTTGGAATTTCGGTTTTAGTCATTGCCTTATTAGTAGAAACGATTTGTTTCTTTATATTATTAGGGGAGATACGACCCCGATATGATGATTTTTGGGATGCGGCATTCGTGTCTGCCTTTCATGCAGTAGCAAGCTTCACTAATTCCGGATTTGATTTATTCGGTGATAGCCTGATTTCATTTAAACATAATCATCTTTTCCTAATAACAACGGCTATAACAATCTTCTTAGGAAGTCTTGGCTATCCGACATTGGTAGAGTACTTCTTATCTTTTAGAAGGAAGAAAAGTTTGTTTACAAAGATTAATATAAGACTTCATTTTCTCCTACTATTTATCGGTATGGCTATATTTTTCTTTTTGGAAACAAATAATACGTTTAGCGGACTTTCCATTTGGGAAAAACTATCGAATTCATTGTTTTTTTCGGCGACAGCAAGAAATGGTGGGCTTTCAACGATTGATGTCTCACAAGTAACAATCACTACCTTTTTATGTTTGACCCTATTTATGTTTATAGGGGGAGCTTCCTCCAGTACAGGAGGCGGTATACGATTGACCACCTTTGCAGTACTATTATCAAAGGTATTATCTGTAGCGAAATCACAAAAAGAGGTTGTTATCTATAAAAAAACCATTGCTCAGGAAGCAGTTGATAAATCCTTTATGGTTTTCTTTACTTTTATGGCATTGTTTTTTGGTTCTACGATTTTATTAACCATGTTACAAACGCAGCCATTGGAGCCATTGATGTTTGAGGTGTTATCTGCCCTGACAAATACAGGCTTATCATTTGGAATTACATCTGAATTAACACCTGTTTCAAAATCCATTTTAATCATGCTGATGATTATCGGCCGAATAGGTGTATTCAGTTTCATTTATACTATTTTTAAAGTAGAAAAAGTTAAAACAAGATATTTAAAAGAAGACTTAGCAGTAGGCTAA
- a CDS encoding potassium channel family protein: MKSYLVIGAGRFGTGIVKELYKQHCEVIVTDRSEKNLESLDEYSTHAIVGDFRDPLVLDELKIDQFNAVFVAIGSDAFSAILITKKLKERKAKKIIAKANNREIGEILKSLGADRIILPEEEAGRKVARQELLTGVIEYIEITKDISAIEMQVPETMHGKSLNELNFSRKFDITVSLVLRNGQPILSHFADLKLQEGDDFLLIGSNTSIEKFKKKYK; encoded by the coding sequence ATGAAATCATATCTAGTCATTGGAGCAGGAAGATTTGGTACTGGCATCGTAAAAGAATTATACAAACAACATTGTGAAGTAATCGTTACAGATCGCAGTGAAAAAAATCTCGAGTCCTTAGATGAATATTCGACTCATGCGATTGTCGGTGACTTTCGTGATCCGCTTGTACTCGATGAACTGAAAATCGATCAATTCAATGCGGTCTTTGTTGCAATTGGCTCTGATGCCTTTTCGGCCATTTTAATTACAAAAAAACTGAAAGAAAGAAAAGCAAAAAAAATCATCGCCAAGGCTAACAATCGAGAAATCGGGGAAATTTTAAAAAGCCTTGGTGCCGATCGTATTATCCTTCCAGAGGAAGAAGCTGGTCGGAAAGTGGCACGTCAGGAATTATTAACAGGTGTCATTGAATATATTGAAATCACGAAGGATATTTCTGCAATTGAAATGCAAGTACCTGAAACGATGCATGGAAAGTCATTGAACGAATTGAATTTTTCAAGAAAATTCGATATTACAGTGTCCTTAGTCCTTCGTAATGGACAGCCAATATTATCGCATTTTGCGGATCTCAAATTACAAGAAGGAGACGACTTTTTACTGATTGGTTCAAATACCAGTATCGAGAAGTTCAAAAAGAAATATAAATAA
- a CDS encoding MOSC domain-containing protein produces MLIGHVKAIMRHPVKSFTGEHVQESNVMPYGLYGDRSHAYIDNSRTNKFLTITQAPIMASYQASFMGPDSLDTYPPIEVVTPSGKRVTWNHPGLIKDLETAANRSITPVQFTPNDVPLGAIEVEHLLLVTDASLLELKKQYGSLIDYKRFRPNLVLDLTEKQPYIEDTWFGRRLLIGESVEIQVNRHCERCMIITINPENSEKDPSLLKFINRTRQNCFGVYASVLKTGKIRIGDEVQLV; encoded by the coding sequence ATGTTAATCGGGCACGTGAAAGCAATTATGCGCCACCCTGTTAAATCCTTTACAGGTGAACATGTTCAGGAATCTAATGTAATGCCCTATGGTCTTTATGGGGATCGCAGTCATGCTTATATAGACAATAGCCGTACAAATAAATTTCTGACCATCACTCAGGCTCCAATCATGGCAAGTTACCAAGCATCCTTTATGGGTCCTGACAGCTTGGATACCTATCCACCCATCGAAGTAGTCACGCCATCAGGAAAAAGAGTAACGTGGAATCACCCTGGATTGATTAAGGACCTAGAAACGGCAGCAAACAGGAGTATTACTCCTGTACAATTCACCCCGAATGATGTGCCACTAGGCGCAATTGAGGTGGAACATTTATTGCTCGTAACAGATGCTTCTCTTCTAGAATTAAAAAAGCAGTATGGAAGTCTGATAGACTATAAACGGTTTCGCCCTAACTTGGTCCTCGATCTAACTGAAAAGCAACCATATATAGAAGATACCTGGTTCGGAAGACGTCTTTTGATTGGTGAATCGGTTGAAATACAAGTTAACCGACATTGTGAAAGATGCATGATTATTACCATTAATCCCGAAAACAGCGAAAAGGATCCTTCTCTATTAAAATTTATTAATAGAACTCGTCAGAATTGTTTCGGTGTATATGCCTCCGTTCTTAAAACCGGAAAAATCCGGATAGGTGATGAGGTACAATTAGTTTAA
- a CDS encoding glucose 1-dehydrogenase: protein MGRLQDQVAIITGGANGIGKSIATRYAEEGAKLVIADFNEEALQATVNEFKSQDVEIMGVKVNVAVEEDVQKMVEETVATFGRVDILVNCAGVLDKMQAAHNVEDSVWSRVMDINVGGVMRGTRKVLPYFQAQGSGVIVNLSSIAGLTGGRGGFTYTAAKHAVTGMTKNIASHYGPQGIRCNGIAPAQVETGLTSSVDGMDMEGLQYATRGVSLMPRAAKPQEIADIALFLASNESSYINGVVLAADAGWSAY from the coding sequence ATGGGAAGATTACAAGATCAAGTAGCCATTATTACAGGTGGAGCGAATGGTATAGGCAAATCAATTGCGACACGCTATGCGGAAGAAGGGGCAAAGCTGGTAATTGCCGATTTCAATGAAGAAGCATTGCAGGCTACTGTCAATGAATTTAAATCGCAAGATGTTGAGATAATGGGTGTAAAAGTAAATGTGGCAGTTGAAGAAGATGTTCAAAAAATGGTAGAAGAAACCGTAGCCACATTTGGCCGCGTAGATATTTTAGTTAACTGTGCAGGTGTATTAGATAAAATGCAGGCCGCTCATAATGTAGAAGATTCAGTTTGGAGCCGCGTAATGGATATTAATGTTGGCGGTGTAATGCGCGGTACACGTAAAGTATTGCCATACTTCCAGGCTCAGGGCAGCGGCGTGATCGTGAATCTTTCCTCCATTGCAGGTTTAACTGGTGGACGTGGCGGATTTACGTATACTGCGGCTAAACATGCAGTTACAGGCATGACTAAAAATATTGCATCTCATTATGGCCCGCAAGGGATTCGTTGCAATGGAATCGCACCGGCCCAAGTTGAGACTGGGTTAACCAGTTCAGTGGATGGTATGGATATGGAAGGATTACAATATGCAACGCGTGGTGTTAGTTTAATGCCTCGTGCTGCTAAGCCACAAGAAATTGCAGACATTGCCCTTTTCTTGGCAAGCAATGAATCTTCCTATATTAATGGTGTAGTATTGGCAGCGGATGCAGGATGGTCTGCTTACTAA